Proteins from a single region of Abyssalbus ytuae:
- a CDS encoding TonB-dependent receptor, producing the protein MGVVLKGDKEFENIPSLKAKALRINLNEDIYGTFSEIGAGQETVRHFFRAGGASGTIAKAMSAYDKNFSDAIYGAEKDGRYVTEERLHKMLAHEIKLMEQRIPRKENPNKIFFSYANTVTTIDFAKKYKGHGWLGIRFQLDPKEDYNEIILHIRFRQTEARLQQETLGIVGLNLIYGAFYKHHKPKKLLKYLYDHIDKDTIEIDTINFSGPNFTEVDNRLMSLELVKNGMTEAVMFGPDGNNILPAAILYKKNILALRGSFRPVTLVNMDMYEKSYDIFIRENKVEEDKTVVIFEITLSNLRVEGEIDEEDFMDRARLLCSLGQTVMISNFQEYYRLVEYFSQYTKERMALTMGVNNLVDIFDEKYYRHLSGGILEAFGKLFYKDLKVYLYPMIDPETGLVNTSNTLKVHPRMKELYKFFKYNGKVIDIFDYDPNILNIFSREVLKMIAEGKEGWEEMLPTGISELIKEKNLFGYKANLIEKE; encoded by the coding sequence ATGGGAGTTGTTTTAAAAGGCGATAAAGAATTTGAAAATATACCTTCTCTTAAGGCAAAAGCATTAAGAATAAATCTTAACGAAGATATTTATGGTACTTTTTCCGAAATAGGGGCAGGCCAGGAAACAGTAAGGCATTTTTTCAGGGCAGGAGGAGCGTCAGGTACAATTGCCAAGGCTATGAGTGCTTACGACAAAAATTTTAGTGATGCCATTTATGGTGCTGAAAAAGATGGCAGGTACGTAACAGAAGAACGTTTACATAAAATGCTGGCCCATGAGATTAAACTCATGGAACAACGTATTCCACGAAAGGAAAACCCTAATAAAATATTTTTTTCATACGCAAACACCGTAACTACAATAGACTTTGCGAAAAAATATAAGGGGCATGGCTGGCTTGGAATTCGTTTTCAGCTCGATCCGAAAGAAGATTATAATGAAATAATTCTTCATATACGTTTCAGGCAAACTGAAGCCCGTTTACAACAGGAAACATTAGGAATTGTAGGTTTAAATCTTATATACGGGGCTTTTTATAAACATCATAAGCCAAAAAAATTATTAAAGTACCTTTACGACCATATTGATAAGGATACTATAGAAATTGATACCATTAATTTTTCCGGACCTAATTTTACCGAAGTTGATAACCGTTTAATGAGTTTGGAGCTTGTTAAAAACGGAATGACTGAAGCAGTAATGTTTGGCCCTGATGGTAATAATATTTTACCTGCAGCTATATTATACAAAAAAAATATTTTAGCTTTAAGAGGAAGTTTCAGGCCTGTAACCCTTGTTAATATGGATATGTATGAGAAATCGTATGACATATTTATAAGAGAGAATAAGGTAGAAGAAGATAAAACCGTTGTAATATTTGAAATTACGCTTTCCAACCTTAGGGTAGAAGGAGAAATTGATGAAGAAGATTTTATGGACAGGGCACGATTACTCTGCTCATTAGGCCAAACGGTAATGATATCAAATTTTCAGGAATATTATCGCCTCGTGGAATATTTTTCCCAGTATACTAAAGAACGAATGGCCCTGACCATGGGAGTAAACAATCTTGTAGATATTTTTGACGAAAAGTACTATAGGCATTTAAGCGGAGGTATTCTGGAAGCTTTTGGTAAACTTTTCTACAAAGATTTAAAAGTTTATTTATACCCGATGATTGATCCTGAAACCGGCCTGGTGAACACAAGTAACACCCTTAAAGTTCATCCAAGAATGAAAGAACTTTATAAATTCTTTAAATATAATGGCAAAGTGATTGATATTTTTGATTACGATCCGAATATTCTGAATATCTTCTCACGTGAGGTATTAAAAATGATTGCCGAAGGGAAAGAAGGATGGGAAGAGATGTTGCCAACCGGGATCTCTGAGTTGATTAAGGAGAAAAATTTATTTGGTTACAAAGCAAATCTAATAGAGAAAGAGTAA
- the bcp gene encoding thioredoxin-dependent thiol peroxidase produces MQTLKAGDKVPDFTAADQDGNTISLADYKGKKLIVFFYPKANTPGCTAEACNLRDNYTFLKKEGYELLGVSADSQKAQTNFKNKYEFPFPLLADEDKTVINTFGVWGPKKFMGREYDGIHRMTFLINEKGIVEKVIEKVKTKDHATQILDS; encoded by the coding sequence ATGCAAACATTGAAAGCAGGCGATAAAGTTCCGGATTTTACTGCTGCAGACCAAGACGGAAATACTATTTCATTAGCTGATTATAAAGGAAAAAAACTAATTGTTTTTTTCTATCCTAAAGCCAATACCCCAGGATGCACTGCCGAAGCCTGTAATTTGAGGGATAACTATACCTTCTTAAAAAAAGAAGGTTATGAGTTATTGGGAGTGAGTGCCGATTCTCAAAAAGCACAGACTAACTTCAAAAACAAATATGAATTCCCTTTTCCACTACTTGCCGATGAGGACAAAACCGTAATTAACACTTTTGGAGTATGGGGACCAAAAAAGTTTATGGGAAGAGAGTATGATGGCATACACCGAATGACTTTTTTGATTAATGAAAAAGGTATTGTTGAGAAGGTAATAGAAAAAGTTAAAACCAAAGATCATGCAACACAAATTTTGGACTCATAA
- the nth gene encoding endonuclease III, whose product MTKAEKARFVIDKLEEIYPTVPIPLNHTDPYTLLIAVLLSAQSTDARVNITTPILFEKADNPYKMVKLTVDEIREIIKPVGLSPMKSKAIYNLSQILIDEYNGEVPASFEALEKLPGVGHKTASVVMSQAFGVPAFPVDTHIHRLMYRWGLSNGKNVVQTEKDAKKLFPENLWNKLHLQIIYYGREYCPARGWNLQNDIITQTIGRKSVLNNYKGNSKKTR is encoded by the coding sequence ATGACAAAAGCAGAAAAAGCCAGGTTCGTAATAGATAAATTAGAGGAAATATATCCCACCGTCCCTATACCTCTTAACCATACAGATCCATATACATTGTTGATTGCGGTTTTATTATCGGCGCAAAGTACAGATGCCCGGGTAAATATTACTACTCCCATACTTTTTGAAAAAGCTGATAATCCGTATAAAATGGTAAAGCTTACTGTAGATGAAATTAGGGAAATCATAAAACCTGTAGGATTATCACCAATGAAGTCGAAAGCAATATACAATTTATCCCAAATATTAATAGATGAATATAATGGAGAAGTACCTGCCAGCTTTGAAGCCCTTGAGAAGTTACCGGGTGTGGGCCATAAAACTGCAAGTGTGGTGATGAGCCAGGCTTTTGGTGTGCCCGCTTTTCCTGTAGATACCCATATTCACAGGCTTATGTATCGATGGGGGCTTTCTAACGGCAAAAATGTGGTACAAACAGAAAAAGATGCTAAAAAGCTATTCCCGGAAAATTTATGGAATAAGCTACATCTGCAAATTATTTATTACGGCAGGGAATATTGCCCAGCCAGGGGTTGGAATTTACAGAATGATATAATTACCCAAACAATTGGGAGAAAAAGTGTTTTGAATAATTATAAGGGGAATTCAAAAAAAACCAGGTAA
- a CDS encoding RNA polymerase sigma factor: MKKQLIDDSILVGRYINGDEKALEILINRHSQKIYSFIFSKVFDKDICEDIFQDTFIKVIRTLKRGSYNEEGKFLPWVMRIAHNLIIDHFRKNTRMPKFEGTDDFNIFSVLGDSSLNAEKQIIKDQVDNDVRSLINELPNDQKEVLIMRMYKDMSFKEISETTGVSINTALGRMRYAIINLRKIIDKNSIILTS, translated from the coding sequence ATGAAAAAGCAACTTATCGACGACTCTATCTTGGTTGGGAGGTATATCAACGGAGATGAAAAAGCACTAGAAATTCTTATTAATCGTCATTCTCAGAAAATTTACAGTTTTATTTTTTCAAAGGTATTTGATAAAGATATTTGTGAAGATATTTTTCAGGATACCTTTATTAAAGTAATTAGAACTTTAAAACGAGGATCATATAATGAAGAAGGTAAATTTTTACCCTGGGTAATGAGAATAGCCCATAATCTTATTATAGATCATTTCAGAAAAAATACCAGAATGCCCAAATTTGAGGGTACTGATGATTTCAATATTTTTTCGGTATTAGGTGATTCCTCGTTGAACGCTGAAAAACAAATAATAAAAGATCAGGTAGATAATGATGTAAGAAGTTTAATAAACGAATTGCCTAATGATCAGAAAGAAGTTCTTATAATGCGTATGTATAAAGATATGAGCTTCAAAGAAATATCGGAAACTACCGGAGTAAGTATAAATACTGCCTTAGGAAGAATGAGGTATGCTATTATAAACTTGAGAAAAATAATAGATAAAAACAGTATAATTTTAACAAGTTAA
- the uvrA gene encoding excinuclease ABC subunit UvrA has product MSDISVLDPKKNILIKGAKLHNLKNVDVAISRNKLVVITGLSGSGKSSLAFDTLYAEGQRRYVESLSSYARQFLGRLNKPKVDYIKGIAPAIAIEQKVNSTNPRSTVGTTTEIYDYLKLLYARIGITYSPVSGKEVKKHQVSDVINFIKEFTADTKLLLLSPVHIPEERSVLQTLKILSQQGYARIKYKNDVLRIDEIDKEIEHDFFLVVDRIIVKNDEDFYNRLADAVDTAFFEGKGECIVEELSSGTSHMFNNKFELDGMQFLETNVHLFSFNNPYGACPKCEGYGDVIGIDESLVVPNSALSVYENAIFAWRGESMSWYRDQLVNNAYKFDFPIHKPWFELTEAQKQLVWEGNKYFTGLNDFFAELEEKSYKIQNRVMLSRYRGKTKCSACKGKRLRPEANYVKVGEKTITDLVELPLDKLTIFFKNLKLNKYEEKIASRLLKEINSRLEFLSNVGLDYLTLNRRSNTLSGGESQRINLATSLGSSLVGSMYILDEPSIGLHPKDTEKLIKVLKSLRDLGNTVVVVEHDEDIMKAADEIIDIGPEAGTFGGNIVAKGDFKDILKSDSLTAKYLNGKLKIKVPDTRRTSKNYIEIIGARENNLKNIDVKFPLNMLTVVTGVSGSGKSTLIKKILYPAILKETGGYGEKLGEFTNIQGNYKNVSSVEFIDQNPIGRSSRSNPVTYIKAYDEIRTLFANQKLSKIRGYQPKHFSFNVDGGRCETCKGEGEVTIEMQFMADVHLECETCGGKRFKKEIIEVKFEDKSIDDVLNMTIDDAIEFFNLHKQEKITTRLQPLQDVGLGYVTLGQSSSTLSGGEAQRIKLASFLVKGSTKEKALFVFDEPTTGLHFHDIQKLLKSFNELIKKGHSIVVIEHNLDLIKCADYIIDLGLDGGEKGGNLITSGPPEEIIKNKKSYTAQYLKEKL; this is encoded by the coding sequence ATGAGTGATATTTCTGTATTAGATCCGAAAAAAAATATTCTTATAAAAGGTGCCAAACTGCATAACCTTAAAAATGTCGATGTGGCTATTTCCCGAAATAAACTGGTAGTAATAACAGGTTTATCAGGTTCAGGGAAATCCAGTTTAGCTTTTGATACTTTATATGCTGAAGGCCAAAGGAGGTATGTTGAAAGTTTATCATCTTATGCCCGGCAGTTTTTAGGCCGACTCAATAAACCAAAAGTTGATTATATAAAAGGTATTGCCCCTGCCATTGCAATAGAACAAAAGGTAAATTCTACAAATCCACGTTCGACAGTAGGTACAACAACCGAAATTTATGATTATTTGAAGTTGTTGTATGCCCGGATTGGTATAACATATTCTCCTGTCTCAGGTAAGGAAGTTAAAAAACATCAGGTAAGTGATGTTATTAACTTTATAAAAGAATTCACTGCCGATACAAAATTACTTTTACTTTCTCCAGTACATATTCCGGAAGAAAGAAGTGTGTTACAAACTTTAAAAATTTTATCTCAACAAGGGTATGCCAGAATTAAATATAAAAATGATGTCTTGCGTATAGATGAAATAGACAAAGAAATAGAACATGATTTTTTCTTGGTAGTAGACAGGATTATTGTAAAAAATGATGAAGATTTTTACAACAGGCTGGCTGATGCAGTTGATACTGCCTTTTTTGAAGGAAAAGGGGAGTGTATTGTGGAAGAACTTTCCAGTGGAACTTCACATATGTTCAATAATAAATTTGAGCTTGATGGTATGCAGTTTTTAGAAACCAACGTTCATTTGTTTAGTTTTAATAATCCCTATGGTGCATGCCCCAAATGCGAAGGTTATGGTGATGTAATAGGAATTGATGAAAGCCTTGTAGTTCCTAATTCAGCACTTTCTGTTTATGAAAATGCAATTTTTGCATGGAGAGGTGAAAGTATGAGCTGGTATAGAGACCAGTTGGTAAATAATGCTTATAAATTTGATTTCCCTATCCATAAACCGTGGTTTGAACTTACAGAAGCACAAAAACAACTGGTATGGGAAGGCAATAAATATTTTACCGGGTTAAATGACTTTTTTGCAGAACTGGAAGAAAAAAGTTATAAAATACAAAACCGGGTTATGCTTTCACGTTACAGGGGAAAAACTAAGTGTAGTGCATGTAAAGGTAAAAGATTGAGGCCTGAAGCAAATTATGTTAAGGTGGGAGAAAAAACCATAACCGACCTTGTTGAATTACCTCTGGACAAACTGACAATTTTTTTTAAAAACTTAAAGCTTAATAAATATGAAGAAAAAATAGCCTCCCGTTTGCTGAAAGAAATTAATAGTCGGTTAGAATTTTTATCGAATGTGGGACTTGATTATCTGACCCTGAACAGAAGATCAAATACTCTCTCAGGAGGAGAATCACAGCGAATCAATCTGGCAACCTCATTAGGAAGTAGCCTGGTGGGATCTATGTATATTTTAGATGAACCCAGTATTGGCCTTCATCCTAAAGATACCGAAAAACTTATTAAAGTATTAAAATCATTACGCGATTTGGGGAATACCGTTGTTGTAGTAGAACATGATGAAGATATTATGAAAGCTGCTGATGAGATTATTGATATCGGACCGGAAGCAGGAACATTTGGAGGAAATATTGTTGCAAAAGGAGATTTTAAAGACATTTTAAAGAGCGATTCCTTAACCGCCAAATATCTAAATGGCAAATTAAAAATTAAGGTTCCCGACACACGGAGAACATCCAAAAACTATATTGAAATAATTGGAGCACGGGAAAATAATTTAAAAAATATTGATGTAAAGTTCCCGCTAAACATGCTTACTGTGGTAACGGGTGTTTCAGGAAGTGGTAAAAGTACCTTGATAAAAAAAATATTATACCCGGCAATTTTAAAGGAAACCGGAGGCTATGGCGAAAAACTCGGAGAGTTTACCAATATTCAGGGAAATTATAAAAATGTCAGTTCTGTAGAGTTCATAGATCAAAACCCCATTGGCCGTTCTTCCAGATCCAACCCTGTTACATACATTAAGGCATACGATGAAATAAGAACACTGTTTGCTAATCAAAAGCTATCAAAAATAAGAGGATATCAACCAAAGCATTTTTCATTTAATGTAGATGGCGGCCGTTGTGAAACATGTAAAGGTGAAGGAGAAGTAACTATTGAAATGCAATTTATGGCTGATGTTCATTTGGAATGTGAAACTTGCGGCGGAAAAAGATTTAAAAAAGAAATTATTGAAGTCAAATTTGAAGATAAGAGTATTGATGATGTTTTAAATATGACTATTGATGATGCCATCGAATTTTTTAATCTCCACAAGCAGGAAAAAATAACAACCCGTCTTCAACCTCTTCAGGATGTGGGACTTGGATATGTGACATTAGGGCAGTCGTCTTCTACTTTATCAGGTGGTGAAGCACAAAGAATCAAACTGGCTTCATTTCTCGTAAAAGGAAGTACTAAAGAGAAAGCCCTTTTTGTTTTTGACGAACCCACAACCGGCCTACATTTTCACGACATACAAAAACTCCTTAAATCTTTTAATGAATTAATAAAAAAAGGACATTCAATAGTTGTTATTGAACATAACCTCGATTTAATAAAATGTGCCGATTATATTATTGACCTTGGTTTGGATGGAGGAGAGAAAGGCGGTAATCTAATTACGTCTGGCCCTCCTGAAGAAATTATTAAAAATAAAAAATCTTATACCGCTCAATATCTCAAAGAAAAATTGTAA